One segment of Solanum lycopersicum chromosome 1, SLM_r2.1 DNA contains the following:
- the LOC101253921 gene encoding uncharacterized protein, with protein sequence MAEDEGRTAEGEGEKIEEMKPWEQHSSVISIPRFDYNASSSLLRHSHSGFLITCPIKREKSATKEAISILEKYIVSNHDAKRRKTCVDDVNEECKGSREGAANEHVNSESGTSMEKSDILSLVKLTRSGLVLLKLPFDKSPAVVDIVSQIFQSLESGILKSPLWCNRILPIQGTCCLDEKELKKIVTKLVEQFMNNRQETGDTVKFAVGYNRRGIEETEMKNLRNTSSDPDIFALLDRNKCFSVVAAAVKEVVPDSIVDLKDPEICVLVEVLPLSGVPDRTAIVGVSVLPRALVTTKPRLCIKALVSDTKETNKKKR encoded by the exons atgGCTGAAGATGAAGGGAGAACTgcagaaggagaaggagaaaaaattgaagagatGAAGCCATGGGAGCAGCATTCTTCTGTGATAAGCATCCCTCGTTTCGATTACAACGCTTCTTCTTCCTTACTCCGCCATTCGCATTCTGGGTTTCTCATTACATGCCCAATCA AAAGGGAAAAAAGTGCAACGAAAGAAGCTATAAGTATCCTTGAAAAG TATATTGTTTCAAATCATGATGCTAAGCGAAGGAAAACATGTGTAGATGATGTTAATGAAGAATGTAAAGGATCAAGAGAAGGCGCAGCTAATGAACATGTGAATTCGG AATCTGGTACCTCTATGGAGAAAAGTGACATTCTCTCACTTGTTAAGTTAACGAGAAGCGGATTAGTTCTCCTTAAACTTCCATTCGACAAGTCTCCAGCAGTTGTTGACATTGTTTCACAGATTTTTCAATCCCTAGAATCTGGAATATTGAAGTCTCCTCT TTGGTGCAATCGGATATTACCAATTCAAGGTACATGCTGTTTAGATGAGAAGGAACTTAAGAAGATTGTGACAAAGCTTGTTGAGCAGTTTATGAACAATAGGCAGGAGACAGGAGACACTGTTAAG TTTGCAGTTGGGTATAACAGGAGAGGGATTGAAGAAACCGAGATGAAGAATCTAAGAAACACTTCCAGTGATCCTGATATATTTGCTTTGTTGGATCGCAACAAATGCTTTAGCGTCGTAGCAGCAGCAGTGAAAGAAGTCGTCCCAGATTCGATAGTGGATTTGAAAGATCCagag ATCTGTGTGCTTGTTGAGGTACTTCCATTGTCTGGAGTACCAGATAGGACAGCCATAGTTGGTGTATCAGTTCTTCCTCGAGCACTTGTTACTACGAAGCCTCGACTCTGCATCAAGGCCTTAGTCTCGGATACAAAAGAAACgaataagaagaaaagataA